The following proteins are co-located in the Synergistaceae bacterium genome:
- a CDS encoding ATP-binding cassette domain-containing protein, whose translation MLQVEGLTKYFHTQSGTVHSVDGVSLTVSRGETLGLVGESGCGKTTTGRTIIRLYEPDSGRIIFDGHDITHITQRELLPFRKRIQMIFQDPYASLNPRMTAGDIIREPMIVHHVPKDEHTDRVNHLLKLVGLNTEQAGRYPHEFSGGQRQRIGIARALAAEPEMIICDEPISALDVSIQAQIVNMLEDLQKSLGLTYLFIAHDLSMVRHISTRVAVMYLGSIVEIAGSDELYTNPLHPYTVSLLSSVPIPDPEKSAGRKIIPLKGEIPSAINPPSGCRFHTRCPKAKPECQSIAPKLQDKGNNHLCACPFV comes from the coding sequence ATGCTACAAGTTGAAGGACTCACGAAATATTTTCACACACAATCAGGCACAGTGCATTCTGTTGACGGAGTAAGCCTCACAGTTTCACGCGGCGAAACACTCGGACTCGTCGGCGAATCAGGCTGCGGAAAAACCACAACAGGACGCACAATCATACGCCTCTACGAACCCGACTCAGGACGCATAATCTTTGACGGCCATGACATAACCCACATCACACAGCGCGAGCTTCTCCCCTTCCGCAAAAGAATCCAGATGATATTTCAGGACCCTTACGCCTCACTCAATCCTCGGATGACAGCAGGCGATATTATCCGCGAGCCTATGATCGTTCATCACGTTCCGAAAGACGAACACACTGACCGCGTGAATCATCTGCTGAAACTTGTCGGACTCAACACAGAGCAGGCCGGGCGTTATCCTCATGAGTTCAGCGGGGGGCAGCGACAGCGAATCGGAATCGCGCGCGCATTGGCAGCAGAGCCGGAAATGATTATCTGCGATGAGCCGATCTCAGCACTTGACGTTTCTATTCAGGCGCAAATCGTCAATATGCTTGAGGACTTGCAGAAATCGTTAGGACTCACGTATCTTTTTATCGCTCATGACTTGTCGATGGTACGCCACATCAGCACGCGAGTCGCAGTTATGTATCTCGGAAGTATTGTAGAAATTGCCGGGAGCGATGAGCTTTACACGAATCCCCTTCACCCGTACACAGTATCACTTCTATCATCTGTCCCAATTCCTGACCCGGAGAAATCAGCAGGGCGCAAAATTATTCCGCTGAAAGGCGAGATTCCCAGCGCGATAAATCCGCCGTCAGGTTGCAGATTTCACACGCGATGCCCGAAAGCAAAGCCCGAATGCCAGTCGATAGCACCGAAATTACAGGACAAAGGCAATAATCACCTCTGCGCCTGCCCGTTTGTGTAA
- a CDS encoding ABC transporter permease, with protein sequence MNSYIFRRIISSLITLFIVITITFFMMRAIPGGPFTDAKAIPGFVIEKMNERYGLNDSLLTQYGKYLLNVLRLDLGPSYRYEGMTVNEIIADSFPVSFAVGGLALILSLAIGIPAGVISALKRGKWPDHLAMIIATLGVTVPGFVIAALMVYIFAWQLGWVTVGFWEGMNTAILPAITLALYPAAFISRLVRSGMLEVLNQDYIRTARAKGLGEGTVIYLHALKNAVIPVITYLGPLTAGIVTGSFVIEQVYGVPGLGTFFVTSINNRDYTTIMGVTIFYSALLVAFNMITDICLSFADPRIKLR encoded by the coding sequence ATTAACAGTTACATTTTCAGGCGTATCATTTCGAGTCTGATAACCCTCTTCATAGTCATAACGATAACTTTCTTCATGATGAGGGCGATTCCGGGCGGGCCTTTCACGGACGCAAAGGCAATACCCGGATTTGTCATCGAGAAGATGAATGAGCGTTACGGCCTCAATGACTCACTTCTGACACAGTACGGAAAATATCTGCTGAACGTTCTGCGGCTTGACCTCGGCCCGTCGTACCGCTACGAGGGGATGACGGTCAACGAAATCATAGCGGACAGCTTCCCGGTGTCGTTCGCTGTGGGAGGACTCGCGCTGATATTGTCATTGGCGATAGGGATTCCTGCGGGCGTGATTTCGGCACTCAAGCGCGGGAAATGGCCTGATCATCTCGCAATGATTATCGCGACTCTGGGCGTTACTGTTCCGGGGTTCGTGATTGCGGCGTTGATGGTCTACATTTTCGCGTGGCAATTGGGCTGGGTAACTGTCGGATTCTGGGAGGGCATGAACACGGCAATCCTTCCGGCGATAACACTGGCACTATATCCGGCGGCGTTTATCTCGCGGCTTGTGCGTTCGGGAATGCTTGAGGTACTGAATCAGGACTACATACGCACGGCGCGGGCTAAGGGACTCGGTGAAGGCACGGTGATATACCTTCACGCGCTGAAGAATGCTGTTATCCCGGTGATAACGTACCTAGGGCCTTTGACGGCGGGAATTGTTACGGGAAGTTTCGTGATTGAGCAGGTCTACGGCGTTCCTGGGCTGGGTACATTTTTCGTTACGAGCATAAACAACCGCGACTACACAACGATAATGGGCGTAACGATATTTTACAGCGCGCTTCTTGTGGCGTTCAACATGATAACGGATATATGTCTGTCGTTTGCTGACCCGCGAATAAAGCTGAGGTGA
- a CDS encoding toll/interleukin-1 receptor domain-containing protein, translated as MAGEIFDYFAFISYSHEDKEIAQKLQKRLERYHMPAKLLQAHPELPKKLSPIFRDESDISGKGTLIETLHDNLRRSQYLILICSPSSAKSVYVNDEVKYLLRNCTVKTKSFRLLWEGFRAQRTRL; from the coding sequence ATGGCCGGGGAAATTTTCGACTATTTCGCATTCATCAGCTACAGCCACGAGGACAAAGAGATCGCGCAGAAATTGCAGAAGCGTCTTGAACGTTATCACATGCCGGCGAAATTGTTGCAGGCTCATCCGGAATTGCCCAAGAAGCTCAGTCCGATATTCCGTGATGAGTCTGACATTTCCGGGAAAGGGACTCTGATCGAGACTCTTCACGACAATCTCAGGCGTTCGCAGTATCTCATACTGATATGTTCACCGAGCAGCGCAAAATCTGTGTACGTGAATGATGAGGTCAAATATTTATTGAGGAATTGCACCGTGAAGACAAAATCATTCCGCTTATTGTGGGAGGGATTCCGCGCTCAAAGGACGAGACTATAG
- a CDS encoding sel1 repeat family protein: MHREDKIIPLIVGGIPRSKDETIECFPPAILALDREREPLGIDMKTFKRDGAFLRVIAAMLRLNFTYFKSRDDEERKRRAKIFGAVAAVLSVIIGVLVWYNLNFLDQVFNSVASQYHLGVMYQQKQDYEKAMEWYQKAAAQGNANAQNNIGYMYLHGFGVKQDYAQAMEWYQKAAAQGLDSAQTNIGYMYRHGLGVKQDYAKAKEWYEKAAAQGEAEAQNNLAHMYYYGHGVRQDYAKAMEWHQKAAAQGLDSAQNSIGTMYFHGQGVEQDHNKAVEWFEKAALNGNNNAQYNLGEFYYHVKQDYAKALEWYEKPRHREML, translated from the coding sequence TTGCACCGTGAAGACAAAATCATTCCGCTTATTGTGGGAGGGATTCCGCGCTCAAAGGACGAGACTATAGAGTGTTTCCCGCCTGCGATACTTGCGCTTGACCGTGAGCGTGAACCGTTAGGGATTGACATGAAGACATTCAAGAGGGACGGCGCGTTTCTGAGGGTAATAGCGGCTATGCTGAGGCTGAATTTCACGTACTTCAAGAGTCGCGATGACGAAGAGAGAAAGAGGCGGGCGAAAATATTCGGAGCAGTTGCGGCTGTGCTGTCGGTGATTATCGGGGTGCTTGTGTGGTATAACCTCAATTTCTTGGATCAAGTATTCAACAGTGTAGCGTCACAATATCATCTCGGTGTAATGTACCAGCAGAAACAAGATTATGAGAAGGCAATGGAATGGTATCAGAAGGCCGCCGCGCAGGGGAATGCCAACGCACAAAATAATATAGGCTATATGTATCTGCATGGATTCGGAGTGAAGCAGGATTATGCCCAAGCAATGGAATGGTATCAGAAAGCAGCAGCCCAAGGTCTTGACTCGGCTCAAACGAATATAGGCTACATGTACCGACATGGATTAGGTGTGAAACAGGATTACGCCAAAGCTAAGGAATGGTACGAAAAAGCCGCTGCCCAAGGTGAGGCTGAAGCACAAAATAATCTTGCTCACATGTACTATTACGGGCATGGAGTCAGGCAGGATTATGCCAAAGCTATGGAATGGCATCAAAAAGCAGCAGCCCAAGGTCTTGACTCGGCTCAAAATAGTATTGGCACTATGTATTTTCATGGTCAGGGAGTCGAACAGGATCATAACAAAGCTGTGGAATGGTTTGAGAAAGCTGCCCTTAATGGCAATAATAACGCTCAATATAATCTCGGCGAATTTTACTATCATGTCAAACAGGATTACGCAAAAGCTCTCGAATGGTACGAGAAGCCGCGGCACAGGGAAATGCTTTAG
- a CDS encoding ABC transporter permease encodes MMYNAEEFTLLSPEERLSAETLRPSKTYWADVWSRLKEDKLAVFGLWVILIVMVFAVFAPMFSRYEYDGMDFNFSNDPPTLTHFFGCDMFGRDLFVRVAYGARISLAVGFLASFISLFIGVIYGGVSGYKGGKIDDVMMRIVDVIYSVPAMIYVILLMVVVGPGLKSIFITLGISYWAPMARMVRAEVMRIKSEEFVIAARVTGASPSRILFRHIIPNAMGAVLVTLTFSVPGAIFTEAFLSFVGLGVSAPMASWGVLCSESVPAMAIYPWQLFFPAGAISVTILAFNFLGDGLRDALDPKLRR; translated from the coding sequence ATGATGTACAACGCTGAAGAATTTACGCTCCTTTCCCCTGAAGAAAGGTTATCCGCTGAAACATTGAGGCCGTCAAAAACGTACTGGGCTGATGTCTGGTCGCGTCTCAAAGAAGACAAGTTAGCGGTGTTCGGGCTGTGGGTGATTCTGATTGTGATGGTGTTCGCGGTGTTTGCGCCGATGTTTTCGCGGTATGAGTATGACGGGATGGACTTCAATTTCAGCAATGACCCTCCGACTCTGACTCACTTTTTCGGGTGCGACATGTTCGGGCGTGATTTGTTCGTGAGAGTCGCATACGGGGCGCGGATTTCTCTTGCTGTGGGATTCCTTGCGAGCTTCATTAGTCTGTTTATCGGAGTGATTTACGGCGGTGTGTCGGGCTACAAGGGCGGGAAAATTGATGATGTCATGATGAGAATCGTTGATGTGATTTACAGCGTCCCGGCTATGATATATGTGATTCTGCTGATGGTAGTAGTAGGCCCGGGCCTGAAGAGCATATTTATCACGCTGGGAATATCGTACTGGGCACCGATGGCACGAATGGTACGCGCTGAAGTAATGCGTATAAAGAGTGAAGAGTTTGTGATAGCCGCGAGGGTTACGGGGGCTTCACCGTCAAGAATATTATTCCGGCACATTATCCCAAACGCAATGGGAGCAGTTCTCGTAACATTAACATTTTCCGTACCCGGTGCAATCTTCACGGAGGCTTTCTTGTCGTTCGTGGGACTGGGAGTCAGCGCACCTATGGCAAGCTGGGGAGTGTTATGCAGTGAGTCAGTCCCTGCGATGGCAATATATCCGTGGCAGTTATTCTTTCCTGCGGGAGCGATCTCAGTAACAATACTTGCGTTTAACTTTTTGGGCGACGGACTGAGAGACGCATTAGACCCGAAATTGAGAAGGTGA
- a CDS encoding ABC transporter ATP-binding protein, translating to MTEEILRVENLHTTFTTSAGEVKAVEGVSFAVNRGEVLGIAGESGSGKSATMLSIMGLLGEAGRISYDTLSFMGENLTPESVKALRGDKIAMIFQDPMTSLNPVLSVGYQLEEALRRHKWPGNIHERVAEMMTRVGIVPAEERMRQDPHEFSGGQRQRLMIAMSILCRPELLIADEPTTALDVTVQAQILGLLREIRNDTGMSMILITHDLGVIAGESDRVIVMYGGRIMEEGTAREIFGSPSHPYTRGLLHSLPKAGGKRERLIPIEGQPPDLLNPPAGCPFVKRCNEAMRICLHRKPEALTLSDTHKYSCWLGEKC from the coding sequence ATGACAGAGGAAATTTTGAGAGTCGAGAATCTTCACACTACATTCACGACATCAGCCGGAGAAGTGAAAGCTGTCGAGGGCGTATCATTTGCGGTGAATCGCGGAGAAGTGCTAGGGATTGCGGGCGAGTCAGGAAGCGGGAAATCTGCAACAATGCTCTCAATAATGGGACTCTTAGGCGAGGCCGGGCGAATCAGTTATGACACACTCAGCTTCATGGGTGAAAATCTCACGCCTGAGTCCGTGAAGGCACTGCGCGGAGACAAGATAGCGATGATATTCCAAGACCCAATGACGAGCCTTAATCCAGTGTTATCGGTAGGCTATCAGTTAGAGGAGGCATTGAGGCGGCACAAGTGGCCGGGAAATATTCACGAGAGAGTCGCGGAAATGATGACACGTGTCGGGATTGTTCCTGCTGAGGAAAGAATGAGGCAGGATCCGCACGAGTTCAGCGGAGGACAGCGGCAAAGACTCATGATTGCGATGTCGATATTGTGCAGGCCGGAATTGCTGATTGCTGACGAACCTACAACCGCGCTTGATGTTACTGTTCAGGCTCAAATCTTGGGACTCCTGCGCGAGATTCGGAATGACACGGGAATGTCGATGATACTAATCACGCACGACTTGGGAGTCATTGCGGGCGAGTCTGACCGGGTAATAGTGATGTACGGCGGGCGAATAATGGAGGAAGGAACAGCGCGGGAAATTTTCGGGAGTCCATCTCACCCATACACACGCGGGCTTCTGCACTCACTGCCGAAAGCTGGCGGAAAACGCGAACGGTTAATCCCGATTGAGGGACAGCCGCCGGACTTGCTGAATCCTCCTGCGGGGTGTCCGTTCGTGAAGAGGTGCAATGAGGCCATGAGGATATGCCTTCACAGGAAGCCGGAAGCCTTAACGCTGAGTGATACGCATAAATATTCGTGCTGGCTCGGTGAAAAGTGCTGA
- a CDS encoding PTS glucose transporter subunit IIA → MALDYRKCAEEIVFHIGGRENIVQAAHCATRLRLVIKDNGKVDKKALENVDGVKGMFENNGQLQLIIGTGTVNKVYSEFLSVTGMTEATKDDVKAAAAAGQPIWKRMLKAVGDVFVPILPAIVASGLMMGLVEALGKVYPEFASTSWYDFLDMVANTAFAYLPVIVAISAARVFGGNTFLGAVIGLAMIHANLVNAWVVGTLETIPSWNFNILNFVINVQKVGYQGHVIPVIIAVWLMCAIEKWLHKHTPEMIDLFVVPFTTVLVTTFITFTIIGPIFSQLETWVLEGAKILVKNPIGSAIMGAIYPWTVVMGLHHMYNVIEAGMLAVEGGLNTWMPIASAANFAQFGACLAIGFKARNARTKVVAVPSSISAALGITEPAIFGINLRFFKPIIAGMIGGTVGAFYGAMSGIGAKAYGVTGIPGYLTIAQPVQYSILLAISGGIAFVLAWIMWHEEAPEAEAAAPAPSAEAPGASVEFGTVITSSAGDIAQCTAGKVIPYTDIPDPTFAAGTLGQGVGIQPEDEYVYAPIDGEISSVAESKHAIGISGANDMEVLIHVGVDTVEMKGDGFEDYVKEGDKVKKGQRIMKFDREKIKKAGHPDTVVLLLTNSDDYEGVKFGENV, encoded by the coding sequence ATGGCATTGGATTACAGGAAATGTGCGGAAGAAATCGTTTTCCACATCGGCGGGCGTGAAAACATCGTCCAAGCGGCTCACTGCGCTACACGTTTGCGCCTCGTCATCAAGGACAATGGCAAAGTCGACAAGAAAGCACTTGAGAATGTCGACGGCGTAAAAGGAATGTTCGAGAACAACGGACAGCTTCAGCTCATCATCGGTACAGGCACGGTCAACAAAGTATACTCCGAGTTCCTCAGCGTTACAGGAATGACAGAGGCCACAAAGGATGACGTTAAAGCGGCGGCGGCGGCAGGTCAGCCGATATGGAAGAGAATGTTAAAGGCAGTCGGCGATGTCTTTGTACCGATTCTCCCGGCTATCGTTGCATCGGGCTTGATGATGGGACTTGTTGAGGCACTCGGAAAAGTTTACCCCGAATTTGCGTCAACATCATGGTATGACTTCCTCGACATGGTAGCAAACACCGCATTCGCGTATCTTCCCGTCATTGTCGCAATTTCAGCGGCTCGCGTTTTCGGCGGAAATACATTCCTCGGAGCTGTTATCGGTCTCGCTATGATTCATGCTAACCTCGTCAATGCGTGGGTAGTCGGGACTCTTGAGACTATACCGTCATGGAACTTCAACATTCTGAATTTCGTCATCAACGTTCAGAAAGTCGGCTATCAGGGTCATGTTATCCCCGTAATTATTGCTGTGTGGCTGATGTGCGCGATTGAGAAGTGGCTTCACAAGCACACGCCGGAAATGATTGACCTTTTTGTCGTCCCCTTCACAACGGTACTTGTTACGACATTCATAACCTTCACGATTATAGGGCCGATATTCTCACAGCTTGAGACATGGGTTCTTGAGGGCGCAAAAATCCTCGTGAAGAATCCGATCGGCTCGGCGATAATGGGAGCTATTTACCCGTGGACGGTCGTAATGGGACTTCACCACATGTACAACGTAATCGAGGCAGGTATGCTTGCGGTTGAAGGCGGTCTCAACACATGGATGCCGATAGCTTCCGCGGCGAATTTCGCACAGTTCGGCGCATGTCTCGCGATAGGCTTCAAGGCTCGCAACGCCCGCACGAAAGTTGTTGCAGTCCCCTCGTCAATCTCTGCGGCACTCGGAATCACTGAGCCTGCAATTTTCGGTATCAACCTGCGTTTCTTCAAGCCCATCATCGCGGGCATGATCGGCGGCACTGTCGGAGCGTTCTACGGCGCAATGTCAGGAATCGGCGCAAAGGCTTACGGCGTTACTGGAATCCCCGGCTATCTGACAATCGCACAGCCCGTGCAGTATTCGATACTGCTTGCGATTTCCGGCGGTATTGCGTTCGTGCTGGCGTGGATTATGTGGCATGAGGAAGCCCCCGAAGCTGAAGCAGCCGCCCCAGCACCGTCAGCAGAAGCACCCGGCGCGTCTGTCGAGTTCGGAACGGTCATAACGTCATCAGCAGGCGACATAGCGCAGTGCACAGCGGGAAAAGTCATCCCCTACACTGACATCCCCGATCCCACGTTCGCGGCAGGGACACTCGGACAGGGAGTCGGCATTCAGCCTGAAGACGAGTATGTGTACGCGCCCATTGACGGCGAAATTTCGTCAGTCGCGGAAAGCAAGCACGCAATAGGAATTTCCGGGGCGAATGACATGGAAGTGCTGATACATGTGGGAGTCGATACGGTCGAAATGAAGGGCGATGGGTTCGAGGACTACGTGAAGGAAGGCGACAAGGTCAAGAAAGGCCAGCGCATAATGAAATTTGACCGCGAGAAAATCAAGAAGGCCGGACATCCTGACACAGTAGTGCTTCTGCTCACAAACAGCGATGACTACGAGGGCGTGAAGTTCGGCGAAAACGTATAG
- a CDS encoding sel1 repeat family protein gives MIRINIRAGSVKSAEMEAAIEVIIEGIKQFGGEIIGGILFAFALWIFPGLRRIFRRDDYEIHHELEEKRREEERLKAELKQREEALRQAEAQKAEEAKRRAEIECQLEEQRQKVQAQNSVEPIDAEALYEQGRKYFNYFDCRKARPLFRKAAELGHAEAQYRLGYIYELGLGCAKDFQEARRWYKKASEQGHYSAKYALEHLR, from the coding sequence GTGATACGCATAAATATTCGTGCTGGCTCGGTGAAAAGTGCTGAGATGGAAGCCGCGATAGAAGTCATCATTGAGGGCATAAAACAGTTTGGCGGTGAAATTATCGGGGGGATTCTGTTTGCGTTTGCGCTGTGGATATTTCCGGGGCTGAGAAGAATATTCCGCAGGGATGACTATGAAATTCATCATGAGCTTGAAGAAAAGCGCAGGGAAGAAGAAAGACTGAAGGCTGAACTCAAACAGCGCGAGGAGGCATTGAGACAGGCAGAAGCGCAGAAAGCAGAAGAAGCAAAACGCCGGGCGGAAATCGAATGTCAGCTTGAAGAGCAAAGACAGAAAGTGCAAGCTCAAAATTCGGTCGAACCAATAGACGCAGAAGCACTATATGAACAAGGCAGAAAGTATTTCAATTATTTTGATTGCAGAAAAGCTAGACCTTTGTTCCGTAAAGCTGCTGAATTGGGACATGCTGAGGCACAATACCGTCTGGGATATATATACGAACTCGGCTTAGGCTGTGCAAAAGACTTTCAGGAAGCCCGAAGATGGTACAAGAAAGCCTCAGAGCAGGGACATTACTCCGCAAAATACGCCCTCGAACATCTGAGATAA
- a CDS encoding peptide ABC transporter substrate-binding protein, whose translation MRKISVAAILILIAVSFSHADEETIVYNLGIDPQTIDPAVNFALDGATVDSNIFEGLLRTNFNNRPEPGCAESWDVSPDGLKWTFHLRENLRWSDGKTLTASHFRDGILRLVDPHTGSAYATLGFFIKNAESFYNGKTQSADVGLYAPDDRTLIIELEHVNPLMLYFMALPQFFPARMDIVNENPRGWAARPETTITNGPFRVESWRHGPGGEISIVKNPYYWDEDNVEIDRVRMVLIGDGNTSLAAFRAGRVDYMTSVPSLMAPILLKRGEAVSMPTYTAYFYEFNTTRKPFDDARVRRAFTLAIDRKIITDKIVLGGNIPASGMICPNIPGTTDSEDFRTEGGELIPVSANVEEARRLLAEAGYPNGEGFPEVTYKYSSSSGRKIIPEVLQGMWKTALGVKVNLANEEWKVFLTTRRNGDFDMAESGWAMDYPDASNLLETFMSDSQNNFGKYSSPVFDSLMKKAATEPDRVKRINYMHEAEKILVDDMPAAPLYFYSATVMKSPRVKGIYHAPTGIIFFRGAEVIQPD comes from the coding sequence ATGCGGAAAATTTCTGTGGCGGCAATATTAATATTAATAGCTGTGTCATTTTCACATGCTGACGAAGAAACTATAGTCTACAACTTAGGCATTGACCCTCAGACGATAGACCCTGCTGTGAATTTCGCGCTTGACGGTGCAACAGTCGACTCCAATATCTTTGAGGGACTCCTGCGGACAAACTTCAACAACCGCCCGGAGCCGGGCTGCGCAGAGTCATGGGATGTTTCGCCGGACGGACTCAAATGGACGTTCCATCTCCGGGAAAATTTGCGGTGGTCTGACGGAAAAACTTTAACGGCCTCGCATTTCAGAGACGGAATTTTGCGGCTTGTTGACCCTCACACAGGAAGCGCATATGCGACTCTCGGATTCTTCATCAAGAACGCCGAGTCATTCTACAATGGCAAAACGCAAAGTGCTGACGTAGGACTCTATGCTCCCGATGACAGGACATTAATTATTGAGCTTGAACACGTTAATCCCCTCATGCTTTACTTTATGGCACTGCCTCAATTTTTCCCCGCAAGAATGGACATCGTGAACGAAAACCCGCGGGGCTGGGCTGCGCGTCCTGAGACGACAATCACAAACGGCCCGTTCAGAGTCGAATCGTGGCGGCATGGCCCGGGCGGTGAAATTTCCATCGTCAAAAATCCGTATTACTGGGACGAGGATAACGTGGAAATTGACCGGGTTCGTATGGTTCTTATCGGGGACGGAAATACATCGCTTGCGGCGTTCAGGGCGGGGCGGGTCGACTACATGACGAGCGTCCCTTCATTGATGGCTCCCATTCTCCTCAAACGCGGCGAGGCTGTATCAATGCCAACATACACGGCTTACTTCTACGAGTTCAACACGACTCGGAAACCTTTCGATGACGCGCGAGTCCGGCGGGCTTTCACTCTTGCCATTGACCGAAAAATCATCACAGACAAAATAGTACTCGGAGGCAACATTCCTGCGTCCGGGATGATATGCCCTAACATTCCCGGCACGACTGACTCGGAGGATTTCAGGACGGAAGGCGGAGAATTAATCCCCGTAAGCGCGAACGTTGAAGAGGCACGGCGGCTTTTGGCTGAAGCTGGCTATCCTAACGGCGAGGGATTCCCGGAAGTAACGTACAAATATTCCTCAAGCTCAGGGAGAAAAATTATCCCCGAAGTTTTGCAGGGAATGTGGAAAACTGCGCTGGGCGTGAAAGTTAATCTAGCCAATGAGGAATGGAAAGTATTTCTCACAACGAGGCGAAACGGAGATTTTGACATGGCTGAATCGGGCTGGGCGATGGATTATCCTGACGCATCAAATTTGCTTGAGACTTTTATGTCAGACTCGCAGAATAATTTCGGGAAGTACAGCAGTCCCGTTTTTGACTCGCTCATGAAGAAAGCCGCGACTGAACCCGACAGAGTGAAACGGATAAATTACATGCACGAGGCCGAGAAGATTCTTGTTGACGATATGCCGGCCGCCCCGCTTTATTTCTATTCGGCAACGGTGATGAAGAGTCCCCGCGTTAAGGGGATATATCATGCTCCGACCGGGATAATTTTTTTCAGAGGCGCGGAAGTGATTCAGCCCGATTAA
- a CDS encoding HAD family hydrolase, translating to MKLIFLDIDGTLTAPGENTPPQSAVDAIAKARANGHKVFLCTGRNPDMLRPLLRYQFDGFIGCAGGYVAVGDDYSEVLYDHPMTDSQRDAALKALHNQGVFCTIEAEKGSWGDENLGDFLSSQGEGNSEIERWRKALSANLGIKPMSQYDGSPVYKVVIMCTDMKQLDEAKAALGDEFNFVMQEVKVGGSSSTCINGEIINKAFNKGLGVETICKHFNVPISDTIGFGDSMNDLEMIQTVGFSVCMANGSEKLKSLSDMVCPSVSDDGLAKAFAELKLV from the coding sequence TTGAAGCTGATATTTCTCGACATTGACGGCACACTCACCGCCCCCGGAGAAAACACGCCCCCTCAAAGCGCGGTTGACGCAATCGCAAAGGCGCGGGCGAACGGCCATAAAGTATTTCTCTGCACGGGCCGCAATCCTGACATGCTCCGGCCATTACTGCGCTACCAGTTCGATGGGTTCATAGGGTGCGCGGGCGGCTATGTGGCTGTCGGCGATGACTATTCCGAGGTGCTTTACGACCATCCCATGACGGACTCGCAGAGGGACGCGGCATTGAAGGCACTCCACAATCAGGGAGTGTTCTGCACGATTGAGGCGGAGAAAGGCTCATGGGGCGATGAGAATCTCGGCGACTTCCTCAGCTCACAGGGCGAGGGAAACAGCGAGATTGAGCGGTGGAGAAAAGCATTGTCCGCGAACTTAGGCATAAAACCTATGAGCCAGTATGACGGATCGCCTGTCTACAAGGTCGTGATAATGTGTACCGACATGAAGCAGCTTGACGAGGCAAAAGCGGCGTTAGGGGATGAGTTCAATTTTGTCATGCAGGAAGTGAAAGTAGGCGGCTCATCTTCAACATGTATCAACGGCGAAATCATCAACAAGGCTTTCAACAAAGGACTCGGCGTTGAGACAATCTGCAAACATTTCAACGTCCCAATTTCTGACACAATCGGATTCGGGGACAGCATGAACGATTTGGAGATGATACAGACAGTAGGATTCAGCGTCTGTATGGCGAACGGCTCCGAAAAACTGAAGTCGCTCTCTGATATGGTATGCCCCTCAGTGAGTGATGACGGTCTCGCGAAGGCGTTTGCGGAATTAAAGTTAGTCTAA